CTTTATATAAGAACAACTAATAAAGACTCGCTATTAAGCGATTACTGGTTTAAAGAAACAATAGATGAGAATAAATCAAGAATAATAAATATTAAAAATATTAAGAACAATACTTGTATATGCAATATATATATTTATGAATTTTCTAAAGATCTAGACTTATTAAACCTAATAATTGCAGAAAAAGGTAGATTTATCAATAATTATCTTGCTTTAGATAAAGTAACTATTATAAAAAAAACAAGTGATAATAACCATAAAAAGTATTTCTCTAAAGATTTTCTAGATTGTTTAAAAATAACAACTTCCTTGAATTATAAAACAATAACATATAGTACGTTAAACCCAGACAATATGTCCATGGAAATGCTAATGAATTATATGAATACTACAAAAAATACTCAAATAGATACTCGCAAACAAAAAGCAGCTTTCTATAGACGAGTTTCTAGTCCTATCACATTATTCATCATGATCTCAATAGCTATACATTTAGTTATTGTACAATCAAGAGAAAACAAATTAAATAATAAGATTTTTATATCTATAACTTTAGGAACTATTTTCTTTCTAATCAATCAACTATTGCTAAATGTAAGTTTAAAAAACATACCAATATATATTTGGGTTACTATCCCTAATATTTTTTGCTTAACTGTATTGACTACTGTATTAATTTTGAATAAAAAATAAGAAATAATTTCAAAAATATTCTCAAAGGAACAAAGTGAACGAAGAAAATACTTGGGTTATTGGTGATGTACAAGGATGTTATTGTCATCTAAAAAAATTACTATCTCATGAAGAGATTATAAGTAATCCAAAAGCTCGTTTTTGGTTCGCAGGTGATCTTGTAAATCGAGGGCCAGATTCTTTAGGGGCCATTGAATATATTATGTCTCTTGACGAAAAATCAGTTTGTGTTCTTGGTAATCATGATCTAAATTTACTAGGTGTTTTTGCTGGTTTAAAAGAATATTCTAAATCAGATCATCTGAATGATATTCTACACTCTTCTAACTCAACCAATATTATAAATTGGTTAAGACATAGGCCATTAGCTCATTTTGAACATAATTATTTGATGGTACATGCTGGAGTATTGCCACAATGGGATATCAATAAAGTTATGTCATTAGCGTCTGAAATACAAGAATTATTAAGAAGTGCGAATTGGCAAAAAACTATAAAAAAAATTTTTGGCAATAAAGTAACACAATGGAATGAGGATCTCACCGGAGGAAAAAGAATAAGAGCTATAGTAAATGCACTTACTAGGATTAGATTTTGCAATGCTGATGGCAGCATGAATTTTTCTCAAAAAAAATCTCCAGAAAACAGAGAAACAAAACAACTTATACCATGGTTCAATATGCCAGACAGAGCAACTAAAAATATTAAAATAGTATTTGGACATTGGTCATCTTTGGGACTATTTATAAAAGAAAATATAATGTGTCTAGATAGTGGGTGTGTTTGGGGAAGAAACATGACAGCTATGCGTTTAAAAGATAAGAAAACTATACAAATATCTTGCAAAGATTTATCAAATTAATACTATTGTATAGATAACGCATCAAAATACCTTTGCAAGATTACAGCAGCAGCAATTGCATCATCATGCTTATTATTTCTTAGCAACGACTGTGCCTCAATGCTAGAATAGCTTTCATCTACGAATTCTACAGCAACTTGAAATCTCCCTTTCAATCTGTTAGAAAATCTATAAATAGATGCCGTTATCGTTTGTTCAGACCCATTAAGATCTAAAGATAATCCTACTATTACTCTTTTTATTTCCCAATGATTAATGAGATAACCTAATCTGGCGAAACAATCCTTCTTATTATGATTAGAAACTATTTCTAATGGTCTAGATGTAAAGCTAAAAGTGTTACCTATAGCTACACCAATTTTCTTTTCTCCATAGTCAAATGCCAAAACTATTTCTTTTTCCATAAAAACTAGAGCAAATTAATTTAATTACAAAATATCCAAACCGATCACAATCAAATTTCCATTAATTCAAAATCTTCTTTTCTAGCTCCACATTCTGGACAAACCCAATTTGGAGGAATATCTTCCCATTTTGTTCCAGGAGCTATTCCTTCATCAGGGAAACCACTATTTTCATCATATATCCAACCACAAATCAAACACATCCACGTACGCATATAAACTCCTAGAAAAATGTATAATTTAACAATCTTAGTTTAATAATTTTACATATATTATATATATCTTATATTAATTGAATTATCATTAATATTATAATCAATTTTAAAATTTATTTAATAAATACCATAATATGCAAAAATCAAAATTACCAATTGGGCTATATGGAATAACTCCTGAATGGGATGATACTAAGCAACTCATAAAAGCAGTGATTAGTGCAGCTAAAGGTGGAATGAAAATACTACAATTAAGAAGAAAAAAAACAACATATGAAAAAATAAAGCTGCAAACAAGTGAACTATGTAAAGTATGTCAAGATGTTAATGTTAAATTTATAATAAATGATTTCTGGGAACTGGCTGTAGAATATCAGGCTGATGGATTCCATCTTGGAATTGATGATTTTGATTTAAACAATATTAAAAATAAAATTGATACAGGACTTATAGTAGGAGTCTCTTGTTATAATGATATTAATAGAGCAAAGATGCTAGTGCAAGCCGGGGTAGATTATGTTGCATTTGGAGCTGTGTTTAAATCAAATACCAAACCACTAGCCCGTCATATTTCTTTAAATGAAATTAAAGAAGCTAGAAACAAAATTAATAACAACAAACCTTATTCAATAGTAGCTATAGGGGGAATTAATATTAATAACGCAAAAACAGTTATTGAATCCAATGTAGATAATATCGCCGTTCTTAATGGACTTTTTGACTCTGATAACATTTTTGAAACAGCCCAGGCTCTTTCTTCTCAATTTACAAAAAGAGACTAAGATAATGACAAATAACATAGAAATTTTCAAAAAAGCTTCTAGATTTATCCCAGGAGGAGTAAATTCACCAGTACGTGCTTTTCTATCTGTTGGAGGTACTCCTAAGTTTATAGAAAAAGCATCCGGACCTTATATTTGGGATATAGAAGGCAAAAAATATATTGATTATGTTGGGTCTTGGGGTCCTGCAATCCTTGGACATGCACATCCAGAAGTAATTGAAGCAGTAACTAAAGCGGCAGAATATGGCCTTTCATTCGGAGCTCCAACAAAAGGCGAAGTAATTCTAGCTGAAATGCTAGTATCACGAATACCTTCTATAGATAAAATTCGCTTAGTAAATTCTGGAACAGAAGCAACAATGACAGCTATTCGTTTAGCTAGAGGATATACAGGAAGAACAAAGATAGTAAAATTCGAAGGATGCTATCATGGGCATTCTGACAGCCTGTTAGTAAAAGCTGGATCTGGTCTGTTAACTTTTGGAAATCCTAGCTCTGCAGGGGTGCCTGATAATTTTGTAAAAGATACAATAAGCTTAGAATACAATAATAGCGATATAGTAAAAGAAGTTTTTCAGAAATATGGTCATGAAATAGCTTGCATAATAGTAGAACCCATTGCCGGTAATATGAATATGGTTAAGCCAAAAAAAGGATTTCTAGAAGATCTGAGAACCATAACTGAACAACATAAATCGCTGTTAATATTTGATGAAGTAATGACAGGTTTTAGAGTAGGTCCCACTGGAGTACAAGGAATGCTAAATATACTACCAGACATTACAACTTTTGCAAAAATAATAGGTGGAGGAATGCCGATTGGTGCAATAGGAGGCACAAATAAAATCATGAGCAATCTTGCACCAGAAGGAAAAGTTTATCAAGCAGGCACTTTATCAGGAAATCCTGTAGCTGTTGCTGCTGGTATTAAAACATTAGAAATAATAGAAAGATCTGGCTTTTATGAAAGACTATCTATTCAAACAGAAAAACTATCTAGTGGTTTACAGTCAATTGGCAGAAAAAATGGATTCAAAATATCATCAGATTATATTGGAGGTATGTTTGGCCTTTATTTCTGTGAAAAAATACCTACTTCATTTGAAGAAACAAAAAACTTCAACAGCGATCTCTTTAAAAAATTCTTTAATAGCATGTTAGATAAAGGAGTATATTTATCACCATCTGCATTTGAAGCTGGGTTTGTATCTTCTTCTCATACAGATGATGTTATTGATGAAACTCTACATATCGCAGATAAATCATTCAAAGAGATCTCGCAGTTCATATAAATTAAATTTCTATATTATCTATCAATCTGGTGTTGCCTAGAGTGGCAGCACCCAAAACTACTAAAGGTTCTTTTCCGTCAAGATCACCCATATTTAAAACAGACAAATCAGATCTTCTACGAATACTAATATAGTCAGTCTGCCAACCTCGAGCATTTAATTCAGCAGAAGCTTTATTCTCTAACTCTATCAATTGATCTAATTTTAGATCAGGATATAAACCAATATGTTTCTTTATACCTAATAATGTATTATATAAGTAAGGAGCTTCAATCCTCTCTAATTGACTTAAATAAACATTTCGCGAGGAAAATGCTAAG
The sequence above is drawn from the Candidatus Kinetoplastibacterium crithidii (ex Angomonas deanei ATCC 30255) genome and encodes:
- a CDS encoding symmetrical bis(5'-nucleosyl)-tetraphosphatase — translated: MNEENTWVIGDVQGCYCHLKKLLSHEEIISNPKARFWFAGDLVNRGPDSLGAIEYIMSLDEKSVCVLGNHDLNLLGVFAGLKEYSKSDHLNDILHSSNSTNIINWLRHRPLAHFEHNYLMVHAGVLPQWDINKVMSLASEIQELLRSANWQKTIKKIFGNKVTQWNEDLTGGKRIRAIVNALTRIRFCNADGSMNFSQKKSPENRETKQLIPWFNMPDRATKNIKIVFGHWSSLGLFIKENIMCLDSGCVWGRNMTAMRLKDKKTIQISCKDLSN
- a CDS encoding LptF/LptG family permease, which translates into the protein MILTLYIGKEVYKSTTIVLLFLIGLFIFFSFVEDINDLNDELTLIKIININLLKIPNYLYEILPIALLIGGTISIAKLSRNNEIVILKTSGISNLKLLKILWAITVPIILISIVLSEYIIPIAEIKNKELKLYIRTTNKDSLLSDYWFKETIDENKSRIINIKNIKNNTCICNIYIYEFSKDLDLLNLIIAEKGRFINNYLALDKVTIIKKTSDNNHKKYFSKDFLDCLKITTSLNYKTITYSTLNPDNMSMEMLMNYMNTTKNTQIDTRKQKAAFYRRVSSPITLFIMISIAIHLVIVQSRENKLNNKIFISITLGTIFFLINQLLLNVSLKNIPIYIWVTIPNIFCLTVLTTVLILNKK
- the ruvX gene encoding Holliday junction resolvase RuvX yields the protein MEKEIVLAFDYGEKKIGVAIGNTFSFTSRPLEIVSNHNKKDCFARLGYLINHWEIKRVIVGLSLDLNGSEQTITASIYRFSNRLKGRFQVAVEFVDESYSSIEAQSLLRNNKHDDAIAAAVILQRYFDALSIQ
- a CDS encoding rubredoxin — translated: MRTWMCLICGWIYDENSGFPDEGIAPGTKWEDIPPNWVCPECGARKEDFELMEI
- the thiE gene encoding thiamine phosphate synthase — protein: MQKSKLPIGLYGITPEWDDTKQLIKAVISAAKGGMKILQLRRKKTTYEKIKLQTSELCKVCQDVNVKFIINDFWELAVEYQADGFHLGIDDFDLNNIKNKIDTGLIVGVSCYNDINRAKMLVQAGVDYVAFGAVFKSNTKPLARHISLNEIKEARNKINNNKPYSIVAIGGININNAKTVIESNVDNIAVLNGLFDSDNIFETAQALSSQFTKRD
- the hemL gene encoding glutamate-1-semialdehyde 2,1-aminomutase; protein product: MTNNIEIFKKASRFIPGGVNSPVRAFLSVGGTPKFIEKASGPYIWDIEGKKYIDYVGSWGPAILGHAHPEVIEAVTKAAEYGLSFGAPTKGEVILAEMLVSRIPSIDKIRLVNSGTEATMTAIRLARGYTGRTKIVKFEGCYHGHSDSLLVKAGSGLLTFGNPSSAGVPDNFVKDTISLEYNNSDIVKEVFQKYGHEIACIIVEPIAGNMNMVKPKKGFLEDLRTITEQHKSLLIFDEVMTGFRVGPTGVQGMLNILPDITTFAKIIGGGMPIGAIGGTNKIMSNLAPEGKVYQAGTLSGNPVAVAAGIKTLEIIERSGFYERLSIQTEKLSSGLQSIGRKNGFKISSDYIGGMFGLYFCEKIPTSFEETKNFNSDLFKKFFNSMLDKGVYLSPSAFEAGFVSSSHTDDVIDETLHIADKSFKEISQFI